Proteins from a genomic interval of Drosophila melanogaster chromosome 2R:
- the Rif1 gene encoding Rap1 interacting factor 1, with the protein MDVDFGAQAGQSYRTVQLSAKEVLAAGRRQHYCNMIDLLASSCKSSGLIATSFTDDELVEFWLGDILPLMFDADRKIQDCAVAALAEALVALDVSVIHSAKCWPQIRSEFVDKYTIIIGEMRDAKNSNWHKIWTLLVQIMDEDLLRGCVYINKFLALVELGFRNPDNGVRSEAFLCWRVLIKIFAAYDELTSAKRLRLLLIPLRTSQSRSSHVSGIKLRVWWYLLSCLDHELPKSFDSAVEHFLAFMLGGGPRNLATGLAHNYQTARELALPCLVALWGVESSEPLQRLMRELRLETLVQPSPLMSVEVFQQHWKPLLAAAVSGLKLLTENDATEAEQLLLQLLVRNLCLAMFRLAVAPFNVACCSEIEKILQAEDNSGGRVVRALFNTIAADNLVMERVSGSDHLDVLEAYLKLVLKSKTEVPAAILQRSIACIFAVDRIEANNQNEFRMLGSFAELLMQANDEEDFEGFAFKLQVWRQVSQALSNYLRNNALEYRVAHNASLLDTWLLWPLQTLAAFAGRRASNSFDASFCDQWRQLVNAGQNAPGRKKFLTDLKATLTDLLKSKDEPLFAELFDAYVTSLIKFGLCKEAPLYKDVFGLLQTIFEQPSSQKTLEACLNTLRNLVVELRQNELMVVFDSLKPTLSSGIQCWNKMKCEGGFLEEWKRGIQEKFRKLPMKTMANQLKELFKADDLFVIIPSVWSLNPEKLTDRQKERFAEKSDIPALYNDMSQSQDSASIKPWTPKKVVIAKSKQGELALTGKDDNGEVIDITASEESEKEPVRVDVVTPIRKKPGRKSQAQKELEAAARAASLAEEPPKRQTRTRAAQKETEQVAQPQPAFEPQLRSPKKLPPSPVVQSTAAAVKQAKVAKPTPVVVIAQSEDLFPEVAAEPEPQPEPVKKPDPVPETTQLTPPDVPLEAVPSTQLPGSSGDPAASAGAVAAGEMSPKKSGTRIYNLSSPPDRKQTNNSSSPTLRPKPTGHLTGRGAQLINMIRNKKLDAASGSPYACMSTSRLVHQVTPARAQDRAEQVSTPTSELNELTGTDHTSTPIQAPPSKDLLVFSKRLPSPSASPSVSILKRKLRCESLDDVTLDSPALKRKRVSFHDPPVSVTKEYLRDAEETRSSLKPKRCLLMDKVAQTTEMRQALRRRGRLDSIIEIERFASEQTARTATTDKSLDKSTGEAPEEDAFTSLKWNDTGNAHNISISEEPVKAMEVESELETAGQDLAIMDPEAALDLAVAQLPLESVLQRYFDKSPLKSAGMLAKFLSAQMTANEKLKTNVLETLSENHSKDFLDHAVRENLSSVVCDRLNPTSVLEYVCAKSKISASCRNGLLAQVPEILKSGPRSDSERLAFVQQLMVQCSPGDDLLLDLIDLLMRTRRERNNSTSTHISKGVVSAVGSPDNVAETAADSSSNL; encoded by the exons ATGGATGTAGACTTCGGCGCGCAGGCGGGGCAGTCCTACCGCACGGTGCAGCTTTCCGCGAAAGAAGTGCTCGCTGCTGGCCGCCGTCAGCATTATTGCAAC ATGATCGACTTGTTGGCCAGCAGCTGCAAAAGCTCCGGTTTGATAGCCACTTCCTTTACGGATGACGAACTGGTGGAGTTCTGGCTGGGAGATATCCTGCCGCTTATGTTCGATGCGGACCGAAAGATCCAGGACTGTGCCGTGGCAGCTCTTGCGGAGGCACTGGTGGCTCTTGACGTGTCCGTTATCCACTCGGCCAAGTGCTGGCCTCAGATCCGCAGTGAATTTGTCGACAAATACACCATCATCATCGGGGAGATGCGCGATGCTAAGAACTCCAACTGGCACAAAATATGGACGCTGCTGGTACAAATCATGGACGAGGATTTGCTCAGGGGCTGTGTATATATCAACAAATTCTTGGCTCTGGTTGAATTGGGCTTCCGCAACCCGGATAATGGTGTGCGGTCGGAGGCATTTCTTTGCTGGCGCGTGCTCATCAAGATCTTTGCCGCCTACGACGAACTGACATCCGCGAAGAGGCTTCGTTTGCTGCTGATCCCCCTGCGCACTTCACAATCGCGATCCTCGCACGTGAGTGGCATCAAGTTGCGAGTGTGGTGGTATCTGCTCAGCTGCCTGGACCACGAGTTACCCAAGTCTTTTGACAGCGCCGTGGAGCactttttggcttttatgCTAGGCGGAGGTCCACGAAATCTGGCTACGGGTCTGGCGCACAACTACCAGACGGCTCGGGAGTTGGCCCTGCCCTGCCTTGTGGCCCTTTGGGGCGTGGAGTCCAGTGAACCGTTGCAGCGTCTAATGAGAGAGCTACGCTTGGAGACCTTGGTCCAGCCCTCGCCTCTGATGAGCGTAGAGGTATTCCAACAGCATTGGAAACCTCTTTTGGCCGCTGCCGTTTCCGGTTTAAAGTTGCTTACCGAGAACGATGCCACAGAAGCGGAACAActcctgctgcagttgctcgtGCGGAATCTGTGCCTTGCCATGTTTCGGTTGGCAGTTGCTCCCTTCAATGTGGCGTGCTGCAGTGAAATCGAGAAAATCCTGCAGGCTGAAGATAACTCCGGTGGCCGAGTTGTACGCGCTCTTTTCAATACCATAGCCGCAGATAACTTGGTAATGGAGCGTGTGTCTGGAAGCGACCATCTTGATGTTCTGGAGGCCTACTTGAAACTTGTACTGAAATCCAAGACAGAAGTTCCGGCAGCAATTCTGCAGCGAAGTATCGCATGCATTTTCGCAGTCGATCGTATCGAGGCGAACAATCAGAACGAGTTCCGGATGCTGGGCTCCTTCGCTGAGCTTCTGATGCAGGCCAACGACGAAGAGGACTTTGAGGGATTCGCATTCAAGCTGCAGGTGTGGCGACAGGTGTCGCAGGCGTTGTCCAACTATCTGCGAAACAATGCGCTTGAATACCGTGTGGCACACAACGCTTCCCTTTTGGACACTTGGCTTTTATGGCCACTTCAGACACTGGCTGCCTTTGCGGGACGGCGTGCTAGCAACTCCTTCGATGCCTCTTTTTGCGATCAATGGCGCCAACTGGTAAACGCAGGCCAAAACGCGCCGGGGAGGAAGAAGTTCTTGACGGACCTGAAAGCCACACTTACAGACCTCCTAAAGAGCAAGGATGAACCGCTCTTTGCAGAGCTCTTCGATGCTTATGTGACCTCCTTAATCAAGTTTGGACTCTGTAAGGAGGCACCTTTGTATAAGGACGTTTTTGGGCTACTTCAAACCATTTTCGAGCAGCCCTCCTCCCAGAAAACGCTCGAAGCCTGTTTAAACACCCTCCGCAACCTGGTGGTGGAGTTGCGGCAAAACGAACTAATGGTAGTGTTCGATTCATTGAAACCAACATTGTCTTCTGGCATCCAGTGCTGGAATAAGATGAAGTGCGAAGGCGGATTCTTGGAGGAGTGGAAGCGGGGAATTCAAGAAAAGTTTCGCAAGCTACCCATGAAGACGATGGCCAATCAGCTCAAAGAACTCTTTAAGGCAGATGATCTCTTCGTGATCATCCCATCAGTGTGGAGTCTGAATCCAGAGAAGCTGACGGATCGTCAAAAGGAGCGCTTCGCTGAAAAGTCGGACATTCCAGCTCTGTACAATGATATGTCGCAGTCTCAGGACTCGGCTTCCATTAAGCCCTGGACCCCTAAGAAGGTGGTTATTGCAAAGAGCAAACAGGGTGAGCTGGCCTTAACCGGCAAGGATGACAACGGCGAGGTGATCGATATAACGGCCAGCGAGGAGTCTGAGAAGGAACCAGTGAGAGTTGACGTAGTTACACCCATCCGAAAGAAACCGGGGCGTAAGTCCCAAGCTCAAAAAGAACTCGAGGCCGCTGCCAGGGCTGCTTCTCTTGCCGAGGAGCCGCCAAAGCGTCAGACGCGAACACGGGCGGCTCAAAAAGAAACGGAACAGGTGGCTCAGCCACAGCCAGCGTTTGAACCACAGCTCAGATCGCCAAAGAAATTGCCACCGTCCCCGGTCGTTCAATCTACAGCAG CTGCCGTTAAGCAGGCAAAGGTTGCAAAACCCACCCCCGTTGTGGTAATCGCGCAGAGCGAGGATCTTTTCCCGGAAGTCGCAGCTGAGCCAGAGCCTCAGCCAGAACCGGTTAAGAAACCCGACCCTGTTCCAGAAACAACACAACTGACCCCGCCTGATGTACCCTTGGAAGCTGTACCCTCTACCCAACTGCCTGGAAGCAGCGGAGATCCTGCCGCTTCTGCGGGGGCTGTGGCTGCCGGTGAGATGTCTCCAAAGAAATCAGGCACGCGAATATACAATTTG AGCTCTCCACCTGATCGCAAGCAGACAAACAACTCCTCGAGTCCAACATTGCGGCCCAAGCCCACGGGACATCTGACTGGACGCGGTGCTCAGTTGATCAATATGATTCGCAACAAGAAGCTGGACGCTGCTTCCGGCTCGCCGTATGCGTGCATGTCTACTTCGCGCCTGGTTCACCAAGTGACGCCGGCCCGTGCCCAGGATCGCGCCGAGCAGGTGTCCACTCCCACCAGCGAGCTAAACGAGCTGACGGGCACGGATCACACTTCCACACCGATTCAGGCACCTCCCTCGAAGGATCTATTGGTGTTTTCCAAACGACTGCCATCCCCATCGGCCAGTCCCTCCGTAAGCATCTTGAAGCGCAAGCTACGATGCGAAAGTCTCGATGATGTTACTCTGGACTCGCCGGCTCTAAAGCGTAAGCGAGTTAGTTTCCACGACCCACCGGTGTCCGTCACCAAGGAGTATCTACGCGATGCTGAGGAGACGCGCAGCAGTTTGAAGCCCAAACGCTGTCTGCTTATGGACAAGGTGGCCCAGACCACCGAGATGCGCCAGGCGTTGAGGAGACGTGGTCGGTTAGACAGCATAATCGAAATAGAGCGTTTCGCTAGCGAACAGACGGCCAGAACAGCGACGACGGACAAGAGCCTGGACAAATCCACTGGCGAAGCACCCGAGGAGGATGCTTTCACCAGCTTAAAGTGGAACGACACAGGCAACGCGCACAACATTAGCATATCCGAAGAACCCGTCAAGGCGATGGAAGTGGAGTCTGAACTCGAGACAGCCGGCCAGGATCTAGCCATCATGGATCCAGAAGCCGCTCTTGATCTGGCGGTGGCGCAATTACCGCTGGAGTCGGTTTTGCAGCGCTACTTTGACAAGAGTCCGCTGAAGAGCGCCGGCATGTTGGCTAAGTTTCTGTCCGCCCAAATGACGGCAAACGAAAAACTTAAGACCAACGTGCTAGAGACTCTGTCGGAGAACCACTCCAAGGATTTCCTGGACCACGCTGTGCGCGAGAATCTGTCGTCGGTGGTGTGCGACCGCCTGAACCCGACCTCTGTGCTGGAGTACGTATGCGCCAAGTCCAAGATCAGCGCAAGTTGCCGCAACGGGCTGCTGGCCCAGGTACCCGAAATTCTGAAAAGCGGCCCACGTTCCGATTCTGAGCGCCTGGCCTTCGTACAACAACTGATGGTGCAGTGCAGCCCCGGTGACGACCTGCTCCTCGATCTCATTGACCTTCTGATGCGTACGCGTCGGGAGCGGAACAACAGCACCTCCACTCACATCTCCAAGGGCGTCGTATCCGCCGTTGGAAGCCCTGACAACGTGGCCGAGACCGCGGCCGACTCCTCATCAAACTTATAG